TTCGACCCGATCGTGAAAGACCGCCTCCATCAGCGCCCATCGGGACGGGAAGTGCCGGTGCAGGGTCGCCGAGCCCACGCCAGCGGCGCGGGCGATCTCCTCCAGCGAGGCGTACGCGCCGTCGCGGGCGACCGCCTCGCTGGCCGCCTTGACTATCAGGGTCCGGTTGCGTTGTGCGTCAGCTCTCATCGTCAGCCAGTTGGATAAATGGGGTGTCCCCCCATATCGTAGCCGGCAGAAAGTGGGGGACCACCCCACTTGTTCGAGGAGGAAACATGGCCGTCCTTGTCATCGGCGCTACCGGCAAGCAGGGCGGGGCGACCGCCCGGGCGCTGCTCAACCGGGGTGTCGGGGTACGCGCCCTGGTCCGCGACACCGGCACCGACGCCGCGCTGGCGCTGCGGGAGCGGGGAGCCGAACTGGTCCGGGGCGACCTGGACGACCCCGCCTCACTGCTCGCCGCAGCCACCGGAATGGACGGTGTCTTCTCCGTTCCGTTCCCCGACCTCGCCGACCTCGCGGGCGACGCCGAGCTACGCCGGGGCCGCAACGTCATCGAGGCCGTCCGCAAGGCCGGGGTGCCCCACCTGGTGCACAGCAGCGTCTCCGGTGCCGGCGACTTCCACCGCAACCAGCCCGGGTGGGCCGAGGGGCGCTGGGACCGACACTACTGGGAGAGCAAGGCCGGCATCGACGAACTGGTCCGCACCGCCGGCTTCGCGCACTGGACCATCCTCAAGCCCGCGACCTTCATGGAGAACCTGCTCGGCTGGTCCTACCTGTTCGGCGACTGGTCCAGCGGCACCTTCGTCACCGGCTTCGCGAAGGACACCCGGATCGCCTGGATCGCGGTCGACGACATCGGCGAAGCCGCCGCGACCGCCCTCACCAACCCGGGCAGACTCGACGGCATGGACGTGGAACTCGCCGGCGACCTGCGCACGATGACCGAAGTCGCCGCGATCCTCAGCGAGGTCACCGGCCGGACCATCACCGCTCCGATCCTCACTCTGCCGGAGGCGGTCGAACGCGGTGCGCCGCCGTTCATGGTCAACGCCGTCGAGCAGCTCAACGAGAATGGTTCCCCGGCGCGTCCAGAGATCCCCCATGCACTCGGCCTGCCCACCACCGACTTCCGCACCTGGGCCCGGCGAACGTTCGCCTGAGCCGCCAGCCGCCAGCCGCCAGCCGCTAGCCGCCACAGTTGCCCGGGCCGGCCGACCTGCGCCGGTCCGGGCAGGCCACCGGGTGGATGCTGGCCGCTGAGCCGCGCGGCACCGCCGCCACCACCCCGATCCGGTACGCGCGACCAGTCCATTTCGGATGCCGGTCAACCTCCGGCGCACCGGACCGGCCACCCGCGCGGGCACCTTTGTCGACTCCCGGCCAGGGGCCTCACCGGTCGCGCGTCTTGCGGTACGGTGACTTCGCTTTGCTGGCAGAGGCAATCGCCTACGCGATGTTCGATGTGACGGGGTCTGGGGACGGATGGAAGACGGCAGACGGAACGCACGCCTGTCCTTGGCCAGTCTCGATGTCCTCGGTCGCGACGAAGAGCTGAAGGCACAGGCCGAACAGGCGCTCCGCCGGGCGGAGACCGGTCGGCAGCCCGGCACCCATTCCGGCCAGGACCCCACGGGATCCGTCGTCGTGCTCGTCGAC
This DNA window, taken from Micromonospora sp. FIMYZ51, encodes the following:
- a CDS encoding NmrA/HSCARG family protein translates to MAVLVIGATGKQGGATARALLNRGVGVRALVRDTGTDAALALRERGAELVRGDLDDPASLLAAATGMDGVFSVPFPDLADLAGDAELRRGRNVIEAVRKAGVPHLVHSSVSGAGDFHRNQPGWAEGRWDRHYWESKAGIDELVRTAGFAHWTILKPATFMENLLGWSYLFGDWSSGTFVTGFAKDTRIAWIAVDDIGEAAATALTNPGRLDGMDVELAGDLRTMTEVAAILSEVTGRTITAPILTLPEAVERGAPPFMVNAVEQLNENGSPARPEIPHALGLPTTDFRTWARRTFA